The genomic stretch AAGCTCGGCTATATCTTGTCTGAACGCGCGCGCTGAGCTCAGCCCACACCTTTGCCCCGGTTGACCTCTTCCCTGCGCTGGGGAAGAAGCAGCTGGGTTGGTGGTGGTGTAAGGTTCGGCGAACATATACACCAAGGCCGTGGCCGTCGTCTTCCCGTCTAGTTTTGCCTTGCGACTTCTTGCGAGAGAGAAGAGACTAGCGAGAGAGAAAGCGCGCGTGCGGCTGCGTTCAAAGAGAGCGGCGGCGCTCTTCTTGCTCCGACGTACGTGCTCCCAGGCGAGGCTGCGGACAGTCAGCTAGAAGGCCGGCGGCGGTCTTCACCGTTGATACAATGGACGCCGCGACGCGGCGGCGggcgctgctgctcctgctggtgGTGGCCAGCAGCGTGCCGGCGGGGCTCTGCGTGACCAACGCGCAGGATGGTCAGTCCGGTCGATGATCAAACCGGCATGTTTCTTGGAGCTGTTATCCAGCCTTGTAACCTTTATTCGTGTGGTTTTTTTTGCTGAGCAGCTTCGGCGCTCCGGGCGGTGATGAGCCAGTGGAGCAACTACCCGTCGACCTGGACGACGTCCGGCGACCCCTGCGACGGAAGCTGGGACGGGATCCAGTGCAGCAACGGGAGGATCACGTCGCTGTGAGTACCAAACAATTCCCCTCCCACCACCACAGCACCGCAGTTTCCATTATTCGTCCAGCTCTTTCTTCAACCAccgatcatcatcgtcatcattccTCATGGAGATCACCTTTGGTTTTTGCAGGAGGATATCCAGCCTCAGCGTTCAGGGCACGCTGAGCAGCAGCGTCGGCCAGCTCAGCGAGCTCATCTTCCTGTAAGTCGTCCTCTCCTCGCCCGCCATGGTATCCCTACCTGCCATGGTTCGTGATGTTAGTTGGAATTGGGGATGGTTCAGACTATTGATTGAACTAGTCAGAGCAGTTTTGCTTTAGTTTTTTGGGCTCTGCTTTCTGATGGTCTGACCAAGTCTTGAAACAAAGAATGAGCTGAGCTGACCAATTCAACTTTTTTTTAATACCAAATATAAGTTTAGGCTAGCTAGTTTGACAATGTTACATGGATTAGGTAAATGCGTGCTGATTTGCTCCAGGTTTATAGAAAATGGATGGCAGAAAGTAGAACTGCCTTAGTTTATACTATTGTCTAGGAACAAAATCTCGCCTGGTAGCTCATGGCACGTATGCATTTGCATTGCAGGGATCTTTCCTTCAACACTGGTCTCAGCGGTCCGTTGCCTACTTCGATCGGGAACCTTGTGAAGCTCACGACACTGTAAGCGACGCATTGTTGCCAACCCTACCTTCCCTTAATTATGCGATCACCAAAGAGACTTACTGATGAACTGCTTGCGGTGTGCTTTTTCAGGATCGTGGCTGGTTGCAGCTTCAGTGGAGGCATTCCGAAAGAACTAGGCAACCTGCAGAAGCTGTCTTTCCTGTAAGCAATTAAAACTTCTTGCATCATGAACCTATTTTTCTTATTTATATTTTGATGGGACAAACAATCAGTAAATAACTTTGTGTGGAACTTCTTCTGTAGTgcattgaattcaaacaagtttaCGGGCACAATACCGCCTCAAATTGGTCTACTCTCAGCCCTCCTATGGCTAGACCTGGCAGATAATCTACTCACAGGATCTGTGCCTATCTCAGATGGAAAGACAGGGGGCACTCCGGGCCTTGACATGCTTACCATCACAGAGCACTTGTAAGTTTCTTCTTTGGTACTATCTCTTGCCTTGATCAATTAAGTGAGATCAGTTTGCATGCACATCCATTCCGGTTGTTTCATCTTTCTAAACTATATAATTGTTGCACAGCCATTTCAACAAGAATCAGCTATCTGGATCGCTTACAGGCCTCTTCAACTCTAATATGTCTCTCATACATATGTAAGGGATTGCCAAATTTCTGGTTTTATCTTTCTTATGGATAAATATATCCTGCTAAATTATCTCTTCATTTTTGCCAGATTGTTCGATAGCAATCAGTTCACAGGCCCAATTCCGCCTGAGGTTGGAAGCATTGCCAAGCTCAAAGTACTGTAAGTATCTTCAGATCAATGAAACTTGCTTTTCTCCAAGAAATGTTTTTATCATAATCTTTGACACATTTTCTGTATCCAACAGTCGATTGGACAGGAACAGGTTGGCAGGACCAGTTCCTAACATGACCAACTTGGTCAATCTAAATGAGCTGTAAGTTTCCTGTGATCTTATCAGACCAGTCAAGATAAGATCTTGTTTGTACGACACACTTCAGGTACCTGTTTTCTGATAATGTTATCTTCTGCAGGCACTTGGCAAACAACAAGCTAACAGGATCACTACCAAATCTCAGCAGCATGAACGTGCTAAATGTTGTGTAAGAACATAACTATAATGCTTCAATGCTGAACTGTCCAATGATATAATTATGTCGATACTAAAGACTGACTAGTCGATGCTTTCGTAACCAGGGATTTGAGCAACAACACATTTAGTCCTTCGGTAGCCCCAAACTGGTTCACAACTCTAACAAATCTTACTTCAGTGTGAGTCATCTAAAACGCTTGACCATCTCAATCAGCAAGTCGTTGaacaatctcatagtaatcatgatGCTGTTGTTATCACTCAGATCGATATCTAATGGAGGACTCATTGGCGAGGTTCCCGCGGGACTCTTTGCATTACCCCAGCTGCAGGAAGTGTAAGTTTCTAGAATAGTATGCACATAATAAATTCAAGACAAAAAACTAATAATCATGTTTATTCAGTGTACTGAGCAATAACCAGCACAACGGGACACTAGAGATGTCAGGTAGCATCAGCACAAAGCTGCAATCTGTTGATCTCAGTACAAACAACATACTCAATATCAATGTCAATCCAGACTACAAAAAGGAACTGGTGTAAGATCATACAAACTCATCAAAGAATGCTGGTATTTAGTTGTTTTTTCCGTAGTAACACCATTTTTCTCCTTTCTCAAATCTGTGTACAGGCTTGTCGGGAATCCAGCGTGTCAAGATGAGGTGTTGAAAAAGGGTGCATACTGCAACATCCAGCCACGGAACGTGGTCACATACAGAACTAGCATGAACAGATGTGCCTCCGCAAATTCGTGCCCTAGCAATCAGAATCAGAACCCCACAACCTGTGGCTGCGCCTATGCGTACAGTGGCAAAATGGTCTTCAGAGCTCCGCTTTTCAAGGACTTGACGGACAATGATGCGTTTCAGGAATTGGAGACGAGCATCTCAAAGGATTCCAACATGCGTGTCAGTGCAGTTTATCTGTACGATGTCCACTTCAACAACGACAGCTACCTCCAAGTTCAACTGGAGCTATTCCCGCCGTCTGGGACAAGCTTCAACAAGAGTCAAGTGAGCTTCATCGGGTTTCTTTTCAGCAACCAGATCTACAAGCCACCGCCAAAGTTTGGGCCTTATTTCTTCATTGGAGATAAATATCTCCCCTTTTCAGGTACTTGAGCTTCCCCCATTTCATTGAAGATTTGAGGTAGCATGGCTGTCTGAAACTAACTATTATGACACTCTGTCAGCTTCTGGTGGCAAAAATTCAAAGTTCAGTACAGGTGCTATAGCTGGAATTGCAGCAGGCGGTGGGGTTCTTGTGATTGCCCTCATTTTGGTGGGATTATTTGCTTTGcggcaaaagagaaggaaccgggAACTAAAAGTACAAGCCAACCCTTTTGGTAAGAATAAATATGCAAGCTGGGCTTGCAATTTATGTTATACAATCTGTGATGAACTGAATATCCAACAGCAACCATGAGATGATTAATGAAGATTGAGTTGATCTGACCATTGTTCCAAAATTCCAGCTTCCTGGGGCACTATGCAGAAAGACAGTGGAGGAGCTCCACAGCTGAAGGGAGCGAGGTTCTTCTCATTCGAGGAGCTGAAAAGCTGCACCGAGAATTTCTCGGATAGCTATGAGATAGGTGCAGGAGGCTATGGGAAGGTAACGACTCAAAACTGCATCAGCACATCCATCCATGTTCCTGAAATATGGCTGGCAGGCACTGCACAAATAATTGAAACAAAATAACACTGGCTCACTCATTGCAATGTGTCCAATGAATAGGTTTACAAGGGAACACTGGTGGATGGAATACGGGTGGCGATAAAGCGGGCGCAGTCCGGGTCGATGCAGGGTGCACCGGAGTTCAAGAACGAGATCGAACTGCTGTCCCGGGTTCACCACAGGAACCTGGTGAGCCTGATCGGCTTCTGCTTTGAGCAAGGGGAGCAGATGCTGGTGTACGAGTTTGTCGCCGGTGGGACGCTGAGAGAGAACCTTGTTGGTAAGTACATCTAAATGGATTCTGAATCCCAGATCAGTCCAATTCTTCACCGGCATCACCACAACTTCCTCTTAACTGTTTACCATTTCGCTTCTGCTCAAATTGATTGAAATGTACTTTGCAGTGAGAGGGTCTTACCTTGATTGGAAGAAGAGGCTGAGGATCACTCTTGGCTCAGCAAGGGGGCTGGCGTACCTACACGAGCTCGCCGACCCGCCGATCATCCACCGGGACATCAAGTCCACCAACATTCTCCTCGATGAGAACCTCAAGGCGAAGGTCGCCGACTTTGGCCTCTCCAAGCTCCTCGCCGACACCGAGAAGGGCCACGTCTCCACCCAAGTGAAAGGAACACTGGTAAGAATCACAACTACTACTCCATTTCCACCTCAATTAATCGCTCAATCTACCAATTGGTCTAATCATGTATGTACATTTGGTAGGGTTACTTGGATCCGGAGTACTACATGACGCAGCAACTGTCGGAGAAGAGCGACGTGTACAGCTTCGGCGTGGTGATGCTGGAGATGGTGAGCGGGAGGCAGCCGATCGAGAAGGGGAAGTACATCGTGCGGGAGGTGAGGCAGGTCCTCGACCCGGCCGACCGCGAGTACTATGGCCTGCGCGCCATCGTCGACCCGGCGATCCGGGACGCCGCTCGGACCGCCGGGTTCAGGCGGTACGTGCAGCTGGCGATGCAGTGCGtggacgaggccgcggcggcgcggccggccatgGGCACCGTGGTGAAGGAGGTGGAGGCCATGCTGCTGAACGAACCCGACGGGGACGGGACCAACTCGGCCGGGTCGTCGGCCACCGAGTTCGTCGGCGCCGGCAGGGGTCCGCCCTCTCACCCCTACAGCGACGTGGAGATCACCGGGTCGACCTACGCCGGCGGGGAGGGCGCGTCGGATTACATGCCCTACTTCGAGGTCAAGCCCAAATAGGATTTGTACATTCATTTTTGGATTTGATTCAatggttctttttttttcttcctctctTTTTCTCCCCCCTTTCAGCTTGTGATCGATGATGAATTGTACATTAATTTTGTATATCGTGTTGCTGTGATAAAATCGTAAATACTGGATCCTTGGACAATTGTCAAAGTACCACCACGGAGTGCTGAAATACGATTGCAAGAATAATGTTTTAGAGTTCGTTTTACTGTCCGAGTAAATGGGGAATTATTGCCATATTTCACTTCTTCTAGAGGGCTTCGGCAAGGGGATCCTATCTCCCCGTATTTATTTCTCTTATGTGCTCAAGGCTTTACTGCTCTGCTAAAcctctatggtgtggtggatagaGGGATCAGAGTTAGTGCTACAGCCCCGTGGATTAATCACTTGCTGTTTGCGGATGATAGTATGACATTCATGGGGGCAAATCTACAGAGTGCTGAGCGTCTGAATGACATTCTGCGTGTTTATGGAGACTGTTCTGGACAATGTGTGAATAGAGATAAAAGCTCCATTTTCTTCAGTCCGAATACTCCTCAACATGTTAGACAAAGTCTGAAGGTCTGTCTGGGTATTCCTGTGGAAGCTTTCAGTGAAAGGTACCTAGGTTTACCAACAGCGGTTGGTCGCATTACTAGTGGCTCCTTTGATCATATTGCGGAAAGGATCCGCAGCAGAATCCAAGGGTGTGAAAGAATGCTTGCTTGTGCAGGGAGAGAAGTCTTTCTCAAAACGAGTTATCCAATCCATCCCTACACACAGTATGAGCTGCTTTAAGCTGACAAAAAAGGTTTGCAATAATTTGAGGGCTATCATTGGTAAATACTGGTGGAGTAGCTCCCTTGACCGAAACTCTATTCATTGGGTTGCCTGGAATGTTCTTACAAAACCAAAGATTAAGGGAGGTATGGGTTTTAGAGAGCTTGAGCGTTTCAATGTGGCAATGCTTGGAAAACACGGATGGAGGTTGATCACCAATCCCAACTCCTTGTGCTCTCGTGTGTTAAAAGCTAGATATTATCCAGATTGTGGATTTATGCGAGCAACGAGTTCCCAAAAGATCATCTCGCTACTTGGAGAGCGGTTGTTGCGGGTCGTGAAGCCTTGGAACAAGGGCTTATTAGTCGTATTGGGGATGGCAACCTTACATCGGTCCGGAATGACAGGTGGATCCTCGGAACTCGGACGATGAAGCCATCGATCCAATTGAGCAATGGCAATGATGTAGAAGCTATCAACTTAGTCGCTGAACTAATTGATCATGACATTGGCTCTCGGAAAATTGATATGGTCGGGAACAACTTCATTGCACCCGACGCCGACGCCATTCCGAATATCCCTCTTAGGCGTGCTTGGTGGGGAGGACTCCTGTGCTTGGTCTCTCGGAGAAATCAGGCGTGTATTCTGTAAAATCTGCGTATCGTGCTCTTATGAGTCGCAACGAGCAAGCTGCTCTAGACGAAGGGACGATAACCGAGACATCATCGACGGAAAAACAGATGTGGACTATTCTCTCGGAAATTAAATGTGATGCCAAAGGTACGAGTCTTCGGTGGAGGGTTCTCCGTGGCATTCTTCCTGTTGAGGCTACGCTGAAGCATCGACATATTTCTCAGCTGAGCAGATGTAAAATCTGTCTCGCCAAAGATGAAGACCTTATGCATGCGCTGATCACATGCGATCATGCACAACGGTTTTGGACTGAAGCACAAGGATGGTTTGATTTTGCTCTCCCAAGACTTCATCCTCTCACTTGGTCACGGGATATTACCTGTGACTCTATGTTTTCGGATACAGATCGAGCTAAGATGATTACTACTATGTGGGCGATCCGGGGTTCTCGAAACAGTTGGACACATGATAAGGGTAGCTATGACCCTGTCCGAGTctacgaaaatggctaaggaagcTCTTGCGAGTCTTGGAGGTTCCAAGGAAGGTTGCTGCAACCTTGCCGGGCCATGGGTGGCGACCTCCCGATGATGATCTAGTGAAAATCAACACGGATGGAGGGTCTGTCGACTGCTGTTCGCAAAGGTGGAGCCGGTGGGATTGCAAGATCTCGCACGGGTTACCTTGGTGCTCGGAGTAAGCCCTATGAGGGCATTACCGATCCACTCATCGCGAAACTTTGGCGCTCCGTGACGGTGTAATTTTTGCACGGCTACGTGGTTATCCGAAGGTGGTGATGGAGACCGACTGCTCGGAGGTTGTTTGCCTCTGGAACAATCGCCGTGACAACCGTTACGTCGTGGCACCCATTCTACAAGAAGTTGGAGAGCTAGTAGAGTACTTTAGTTTCTTTTCGATTCGGTTTGTACCTAGATCGGCAAATAATTCGGCCCACCTCTGTGCTAAGCTAGCTTGCACTTTGATGGTGACTAGTAGCTGGCTAGATTGTATCCCAGACTTCCTTAAGATCAGCATTATTGCTGATTCGGCGGGAGCTGCCTTAGTTGAATAAAAGCTCTCTgaattccccgcaaaaaaaaataaagaataaTGTTTTAGATAAAAGGACATAGGCCCGATCTTAAATTAATAACCCCTCAACAACGAAGCACATACAAGATGCTGAGCCCAATTGCAAGGTAGAACTGGACACACATACAAAAAGACAAGGGATGCTCGAGGGAGCTACACCCGGAAACACGAACAACCGACATAACTATTACAGACTACAAAGAAGAAGAGCAAGCACAAAGCAAGATATGTTGTCTTACCGGTGCAAACGACAAGACAACGCCACCGTCGTAAACGCCACCAGAGGCTGGCCACCACCAGAAATCGACCAATCGAGCTCACAAACCTGTGAGGAACACCAAGGGAGAGCCCAGCGAGAAATACCGTGGGTGCAGAACACGAAGAAAGCTTTACCGAGGAGGGAAGACGGAGGAGGACCTCCAACACCAAAACAACGGAGAGCcgcactattatattgtgatccaaattcatatactaaagggaggctaacttctgacgagcggagcgaggcccatcGCTGGTAGGCTTGAGAGGACAAAACACATTGatgtcaagtaccattatgtttgCGATATTGTTGCACAAGGTAAACTAAAGGTAtgcactcatgataatcctgctgatatgatgacaaagccagttcatgtttccaagtttgagctttgctcgagcttggttagtataactgtttagcccaagtggttgttggcgccaacaagtgttttttctttgttgtttaggagattgttgaagttcatgctacaagatgaaatTTATCTCAAGGTgaagtttgttatattgtgatccaaatgcaTATAATAAAGGGGTGCGAAGGGGGTACAGATCGatgccaccgcctatatatacatcttgtaagccgccagctagggttcatcagattataagataacccatgacgtttgtaaacactccccgatatagtgaagtatttgctggttggcgcccgtggttttttcccttctgtgttggaaggggttttccacgttaaatcttgtgtctccgctgcgttttcctttatcgttcttcgttatttgcttatcgcgtttataacaagtggtaccagagcccgtgtttcaatctagggtttgcgacatgtcttccttgaagttcgatttACTGCCGCTggattacaccacgagattttctccGTGGCAAGTTAAGATCGATGAGAGTGATCCTTGCCCAAACTTTTGATCTAGATGAAGttcttgatggatttggcaagaaagatacCAAGACTTGAActgacgatgaaaagaggaaagaccgtaaggctttatctttaattcagcttcatctatccaataatatcttgcaggaagtgctcGCTGAGAAATCTGCAGCGATACTGTGGTTGAAACTGAAATCGATCTATATGTCCAAAGGTCTAACCAgcaagatgcacgtgaagatgaagtagttctcgcacaagctgcaagaaggtgcgtcaatgatgaatcacctatcgatctttagagagatcgtttctgatttgctatccatggagataaattatgaggatgaggatctcgctcttatactgttagtcttattgcctaattcttttgcggattttcgagacaccttgttatacagctgtgatgaactaacccttgccgaagtttatgaggccctccagcagagggaaaagataAAATCTATGGTTCAtgcagagggttcgtcatctaaggcagaaCCACTGCAGGTCCGAGGCATGATCGATCACAGAAACAATAACTACAACAACTACAATatagataagagcaagaccgacagaggtcgctcaaagtccaaggggtGAGATGataagttctgcaagtattgtaagaaaactaaccacaatattgatgattgctgaaAGTTGCAGagcaaagagaaaaaaaaaacggtacttaccaaccgaaaaacaaatctgatggtgatggtaaggttgttgttgttgtttctagTGATAATTTTGATGGCTATTTCCtagttgtgtttctggtaatgatgggtggatccttgattctgcatgttcgtttcatatttgctgtaacaaagactggtttagttcttatgagtttgtgcagagtggagatgttgtgtgtatgggagataacaacccacgtgagatcgtgggcattggctccgttcagatcaagatgcatgatggcatgacacgcactctaacagatgtgagacacatacctggcatggccagaaatatgatctctctcagtacccttgatgttaatgggtacaaacactccggttctcacgtagttctgaaggtatcaaagggtcctctcgttcacatgattggtgatatgaattctgcaaaattatatgtccttagaggtagcactttgtctggtattgttgctgctgttattcctgatgaacccggtaaaactaatctgtggcatatgcgtcttgggcGTATGGGTGAACATGGAATGacagaattgcacaggagagacctgctggatgactgcaatttgagtaagtttgaattctatgagcactgcatttttggtaagcataaaagagttaaattcaatgcttctgCTCATACAACTAAAGGGATTCTAGATtttgtgcatgctgatgtgtggggaccttcccgcaagacttctgttagtggtgcaaattacatgcttactatcatagatgattactccagaaaagtgtgaTCTTTCtctctgaaacataaatctgatgtgtttgatgcttttagaaagtggaaaattatggtagagaagcaaacataAAAGAatgttaaattgcttcgtactgacaatggcatggagttttgttctactgtttttaatGATTATTGCAGTGACAAAGGCATTATCacgcaccacaccatcccatatactcctcagcagaatggtgtggcggagaggatgaacagaaccatcatctccaaggctcgctgc from Lolium rigidum isolate FL_2022 chromosome 4, APGP_CSIRO_Lrig_0.1, whole genome shotgun sequence encodes the following:
- the LOC124706736 gene encoding leucine-rich repeat receptor protein kinase HPCA1-like, with the protein product MDAATRRRALLLLLVVASSVPAGLCVTNAQDASALRAVMSQWSNYPSTWTTSGDPCDGSWDGIQCSNGRITSLRISSLSVQGTLSSSVGQLSELIFLDLSFNTGLSGPLPTSIGNLVKLTTLIVAGCSFSGGIPKELGNLQKLSFLALNSNKFTGTIPPQIGLLSALLWLDLADNLLTGSVPISDGKTGGTPGLDMLTITEHFHFNKNQLSGSLTGLFNSNMSLIHILFDSNQFTGPIPPEVGSIAKLKVLRLDRNRLAGPVPNMTNLVNLNELHLANNKLTGSLPNLSSMNVLNVVDLSNNTFSPSVAPNWFTTLTNLTSVSISNGGLIGEVPAGLFALPQLQEVVLSNNQHNGTLEMSGSISTKLQSVDLSTNNILNINVNPDYKKELVLVGNPACQDEVLKKGAYCNIQPRNVVTYRTSMNRCASANSCPSNQNQNPTTCGCAYAYSGKMVFRAPLFKDLTDNDAFQELETSISKDSNMRVSAVYLYDVHFNNDSYLQVQLELFPPSGTSFNKSQVSFIGFLFSNQIYKPPPKFGPYFFIGDKYLPFSASGGKNSKFSTGAIAGIAAGGGVLVIALILVGLFALRQKRRNRELKVQANPFASWGTMQKDSGGAPQLKGARFFSFEELKSCTENFSDSYEIGAGGYGKVYKGTLVDGIRVAIKRAQSGSMQGAPEFKNEIELLSRVHHRNLVSLIGFCFEQGEQMLVYEFVAGGTLRENLVVRGSYLDWKKRLRITLGSARGLAYLHELADPPIIHRDIKSTNILLDENLKAKVADFGLSKLLADTEKGHVSTQVKGTLGYLDPEYYMTQQLSEKSDVYSFGVVMLEMVSGRQPIEKGKYIVREVRQVLDPADREYYGLRAIVDPAIRDAARTAGFRRYVQLAMQCVDEAAAARPAMGTVVKEVEAMLLNEPDGDGTNSAGSSATEFVGAGRGPPSHPYSDVEITGSTYAGGEGASDYMPYFEVKPK